In Herbaspirillum sp. WKF16, one genomic interval encodes:
- the hisH gene encoding imidazole glycerol phosphate synthase subunit HisH — MNKIVVVDYGMGNLRSVAQALRHVAPEADVRISGEVADIRAADRVVLPGQGAMPDCMRCLRESGLQEAVVEASRSKPLFGVCVGEQMLFDWSEEGDTPGLGLLPGKVVRFELEGLAQDDGSRFKVPQMGWNHVHQTGAHPLWEGIADNAYFYFVHSFYAVPADASHVVGQTPYGRDFTCAVARDNIFATQFHPEKSASAGLQLYRNFVHWKP; from the coding sequence ATGAATAAAATTGTTGTAGTGGATTACGGCATGGGTAATTTGCGCTCGGTGGCGCAAGCCCTGCGCCATGTCGCGCCCGAGGCCGATGTACGCATTTCCGGCGAGGTCGCCGACATCCGCGCGGCCGACCGTGTGGTGCTGCCCGGCCAGGGCGCCATGCCCGACTGCATGCGCTGCCTGCGCGAGTCCGGCCTGCAGGAGGCGGTGGTCGAGGCCTCGCGCAGCAAGCCGCTGTTCGGTGTGTGCGTGGGCGAACAGATGCTGTTCGACTGGAGCGAAGAGGGCGACACGCCCGGCTTGGGCCTGCTGCCCGGCAAGGTGGTGCGTTTCGAGCTGGAAGGCCTGGCCCAGGACGACGGCTCGCGCTTCAAGGTGCCGCAGATGGGCTGGAACCACGTGCATCAGACCGGCGCGCACCCGCTGTGGGAAGGCATCGCCGACAACGCCTACTTCTACTTCGTGCACAGTTTCTACGCAGTGCCGGCCGACGCCTCGCATGTCGTCGGTCAAACGCCGTACGGCCGCGACTTCACCTGCGCGGTGGCCCGCGATAATATCTTTGCAACCCAGTTCCACCCGGAAAAAAGTGCCTCCGCGGGTTTGCAGCTGTATCGGAATTTCGTACACTGGAAGCCTTGA
- the hisB gene encoding imidazoleglycerol-phosphate dehydratase HisB, with protein MSTPRTAEVVRNTNETQIRVAINLDGTGKQSLDTGVPFLDHMLDQIARHGLIDLDIQAKGDLHIDAHHTVEDVGITLGMAFAKAIGDKKGIRRYGHAYVPLDEALSRVVIDFSGRPGLEYHIPFTRSMIGGFDVDLTSEFFHGFVNHAQVTLHVDNLRGINAHHQCETVFKAFGRALRMAIELDPRAAGTIPSTKGSL; from the coding sequence ATGTCTACACCCAGAACCGCGGAAGTCGTCCGCAACACCAACGAGACGCAGATCCGCGTTGCGATCAACCTGGACGGAACCGGCAAGCAATCGCTCGACACCGGCGTGCCGTTCCTGGATCACATGCTGGACCAGATCGCGCGCCACGGGCTGATCGACCTGGACATCCAGGCCAAGGGCGACCTGCACATCGACGCCCACCACACGGTGGAAGACGTCGGCATCACCCTGGGCATGGCCTTCGCCAAGGCCATCGGCGACAAGAAGGGCATCCGCCGCTACGGCCATGCCTATGTCCCCCTGGACGAGGCGTTGTCGCGCGTGGTGATCGACTTCTCCGGCCGTCCCGGCCTGGAATATCACATCCCGTTCACCCGCTCGATGATCGGCGGCTTCGACGTCGACCTGACCAGCGAGTTCTTCCATGGTTTCGTCAATCATGCGCAGGTGACCTTGCATGTGGACAATTTACGCGGCATCAACGCCCACCACCAGTGCGAAACCGTGTTCAAGGCCTTCGGCCGCGCGCTGCGCATGGCCATCGAGCTCGATCCGCGCGCCGCGGGTACGATTCCGTCCACCAAAGGCAGTCTGTAA
- the hisC gene encoding histidinol-phosphate transaminase, producing the protein MNKSPAEAASCEELIAGVIRPLVRGWQAYHVPPAEGMVKLDAMENPHTLPPELHAQLARRLAAAELNRYPVPSYTRLKQEICARLGVPEGYDVLLGNGSDELIAILSAACAVPGRKVLAPEPSFVMYQVSALSAGLEYVGVPLRADLTLDLPAMLAAMAQHRPAITYLSYPNNPTGTLFARADVLRIVEAAAPYGLVVVDEAYQPFAGTSLMPALPQFNNLVLMRTVSKLGLAGIRLGYMSAAPALLREFDKVRPPYNINVLTEAAALFVLEHLDVLEGQAARLREARTVLAASLAALDGVEVFPSAANFVLIRVPDAEKVFAALLARKVLVKNAGRMHALLRNCLRITVSTEEENAAFLAALQAALAEL; encoded by the coding sequence ATGAACAAGTCGCCGGCTGAAGCCGCTTCCTGCGAAGAACTGATTGCCGGCGTGATCCGTCCGCTGGTGCGCGGCTGGCAGGCCTACCACGTGCCGCCGGCCGAGGGCATGGTCAAGCTGGACGCCATGGAAAATCCCCACACGCTGCCGCCGGAGCTGCATGCGCAACTGGCGCGGCGGCTGGCCGCGGCGGAGCTGAACCGCTATCCGGTGCCCAGCTACACGCGCCTGAAGCAGGAGATTTGCGCCAGGCTGGGCGTGCCCGAAGGCTACGACGTCCTGCTGGGCAACGGCTCCGACGAGCTCATCGCCATCCTCTCGGCGGCCTGCGCGGTGCCCGGACGCAAGGTGCTGGCGCCGGAACCGAGCTTCGTGATGTACCAGGTATCTGCCCTGAGCGCCGGACTGGAGTACGTCGGCGTGCCGCTGCGCGCCGACCTCACGCTGGACCTGCCGGCCATGCTGGCGGCGATGGCGCAGCACCGGCCGGCGATCACCTACCTGTCCTACCCCAACAATCCTACCGGCACGCTGTTCGCCCGGGCTGACGTGCTGCGCATCGTCGAGGCCGCAGCGCCCTACGGCCTGGTGGTGGTGGACGAGGCCTACCAGCCCTTCGCCGGAACCAGCCTGATGCCGGCGTTGCCGCAGTTCAACAACCTGGTGCTGATGCGCACCGTCTCCAAGCTCGGCCTGGCCGGCATCCGCCTGGGCTACATGTCGGCTGCGCCGGCCTTGTTGCGCGAATTCGACAAGGTGCGCCCGCCCTACAACATCAATGTGCTCACCGAGGCCGCGGCGCTGTTCGTGCTGGAGCACCTGGATGTGCTGGAAGGGCAGGCGGCCCGCCTGCGCGAAGCGCGCACTGTCCTGGCGGCCAGCCTGGCGGCGCTGGACGGCGTGGAGGTATTCCCGTCGGCGGCCAATTTCGTGCTGATCCGCGTCCCGGACGCCGAGAAAGTTTTCGCCGCTTTGCTGGCGCGTAAGGTGCTGGTCAAAAATGCCGGTAGAATGCACGCATTGCTGAGAAACTGTTTGCGCATTACCGTCAGCACAGAAGAAGAAAACGCCGCCTTCCTGGCGGCCCTGCAAGCGGCGCTGGCAGAGTTGTAA
- a CDS encoding DNA-methyltransferase, whose protein sequence is MTAASDPLGEGWLDRVHCEDALQGLRRIPDGSIDLLIADPPYGLGKDYGNDSDKLDTAEYLRWTEQWIDAALPKLKANGSLYIFLTWRNSPEIFVMLKQRMTMINEIVWDRRVPSMGGSTRRYSSVHDTIGFFARARDYFFDLDAIRIPYDAQTKKARSRSIFVGAKWLEMGYNPKDVWSVSRLHREHKERADHPTQKPLEVVERMVKASCPPGGVVLDPFMGSGTTAVAARRCGRHFAGFELNADYCELIRQRLAALEPESQQDEQVAG, encoded by the coding sequence ATGACGGCCGCCTCCGATCCGCTTGGCGAAGGCTGGCTGGACCGCGTGCACTGCGAGGACGCGCTGCAGGGCTTGCGGCGCATTCCCGACGGCAGCATCGACCTGCTCATTGCCGACCCGCCCTACGGCCTGGGCAAGGACTACGGCAACGATTCCGACAAGCTCGACACCGCCGAGTACCTGCGCTGGACCGAGCAATGGATCGACGCCGCCCTGCCCAAGCTCAAGGCCAACGGCAGCCTCTACATCTTCCTCACCTGGCGCAATTCGCCGGAGATCTTCGTCATGTTGAAGCAGCGCATGACCATGATCAACGAGATCGTCTGGGACCGCCGCGTGCCGTCCATGGGCGGCAGCACCCGGCGCTACTCGTCGGTGCACGACACCATCGGCTTCTTCGCCCGGGCGCGCGACTACTTCTTCGACCTCGACGCCATCCGCATTCCCTACGATGCGCAGACCAAGAAGGCGCGCTCGCGCTCCATCTTCGTGGGCGCCAAGTGGCTGGAGATGGGCTACAACCCCAAGGACGTGTGGAGCGTGTCGCGCCTGCACCGCGAGCACAAGGAGCGCGCCGACCATCCCACGCAAAAGCCGCTGGAAGTGGTGGAGCGCATGGTCAAGGCCTCCTGCCCGCCGGGCGGCGTGGTGCTCGACCCCTTTATGGGCAGCGGCACCACGGCGGTGGCGGCGCGCCGTTGCGGCCGGCATTTCGCCGGCTTCGAACTCAATGCCGATTATTGCGAGCTGATCCGCCAGCGCCTGGCCGCGCTGGAACCTGAGAGCCAACAAGATGAACAAGTCGCCGGCTGA
- the hisD gene encoding histidinol dehydrogenase, translating to MSISIRKLDSADAGFRDKLSAVLAFEASEDEAIDRAAAAILADVKARGDAAVLEYTQRFDRVQAASLADLEIGRDALQAALAGLPEARRAALQTAADRVRAYHERQKKECGSDGFLYREADGTELGQKVTPLDRVGIYVPGGKAAYPSSVLMNAIPAKVAGVQEVIMVVPTPDGVQNELVLAAAAIAGVDRVFTIGGAQAVGALAYGTATIPQVDKIVGPGNAYVAAAKRRVFGVVGIDMIAGPSEILVICDGGTDPDWIAMDLFSQAEHDELAQSILLCPDAAYIGKVEASINKLLDAMPRKDVIRTSLTDRGALVKVRDMDEACEIANLIAAEHLEISAEEPQQWADKIRHAGAMFLGRFSSEALGDYCAGPNHVLPTSRTARFSSPLGVYDFQKRSSVIRVSEAGAQTLGRVAAELAYGEGLQAHARSAELRLK from the coding sequence ATGAGCATTTCCATCCGAAAACTCGATTCCGCCGACGCCGGCTTCCGCGACAAGCTGTCGGCGGTGCTGGCCTTCGAAGCCAGCGAGGACGAGGCCATCGACCGCGCCGCTGCCGCCATCCTGGCCGACGTCAAGGCGCGCGGCGACGCCGCCGTGCTGGAGTACACGCAACGCTTCGACCGCGTGCAGGCCGCTTCGCTGGCCGACCTGGAAATCGGCCGTGACGCCCTGCAGGCCGCGCTGGCCGGCTTGCCCGAAGCGCGCCGCGCGGCGCTGCAGACGGCGGCCGACCGCGTGCGCGCCTATCATGAGCGACAGAAGAAGGAGTGCGGCTCGGACGGCTTCCTGTACCGCGAGGCCGACGGCACCGAACTGGGCCAGAAGGTCACCCCGCTGGACCGCGTCGGCATCTACGTGCCGGGCGGCAAGGCCGCCTATCCCTCGTCGGTGCTGATGAATGCGATCCCGGCCAAGGTCGCCGGCGTGCAGGAAGTCATCATGGTGGTGCCGACCCCGGACGGCGTGCAGAACGAGCTGGTGCTGGCCGCCGCGGCGATCGCCGGCGTCGACCGCGTGTTCACCATCGGCGGCGCCCAGGCTGTGGGCGCGCTGGCCTACGGCACCGCGACCATCCCGCAGGTGGACAAGATCGTCGGTCCCGGCAACGCCTACGTGGCTGCCGCCAAGCGCCGCGTGTTCGGCGTGGTGGGCATCGACATGATCGCCGGCCCCTCGGAGATCCTGGTGATCTGCGACGGCGGCACCGATCCCGACTGGATCGCCATGGACCTGTTCTCCCAGGCCGAGCACGACGAGCTGGCGCAATCCATCCTGCTGTGCCCGGACGCGGCCTACATCGGCAAGGTCGAGGCGTCGATCAACAAGCTGCTCGACGCCATGCCGCGCAAGGACGTGATCCGCACCTCGCTGACCGACCGCGGCGCGCTGGTGAAGGTGCGCGACATGGACGAGGCCTGCGAGATCGCCAACCTGATCGCCGCCGAGCACCTGGAAATTTCCGCCGAAGAGCCGCAGCAGTGGGCCGACAAGATCCGCCACGCCGGCGCCATGTTCCTCGGCCGCTTCTCGTCCGAAGCGCTGGGCGACTACTGCGCCGGCCCCAACCACGTGTTGCCGACCTCGCGCACCGCGCGCTTCTCTTCTCCGCTGGGCGTGTACGACTTCCAGAAGCGCTCCAGCGTGATCCGCGTCTCCGAGGCCGGCGCCCAGACCCTGGGCCGCGTCGCCGCCGAACTGGCGTATGGCGAAGGCCTGCAGGCGCACGCGCGCTCCGCCGAACTGCGCCTGAAGTGA
- the hisG gene encoding ATP phosphoribosyltransferase, with translation MTQQLTLALSKGRIFEETLPLLKAAGITVSEDPESSRKLILPTNDPNVRVIIVRASDVPTYVQYGAADFGVAGKDVLLEHGGEGLYQPIDLNIAKCRLSVAVQEGFDYASAVRQGARLRVVTKYVKTAREHFAAKGVHVDLIKLYGSMELGPLVGLSDAIVDLVSTGGTLRANKLVEVEHIIEISSRLVVNQAALKLKRERLQPILDAFEKASKPK, from the coding sequence ATGACCCAACAACTGACGCTGGCGCTCTCCAAGGGCCGCATTTTCGAAGAGACCCTGCCCTTGCTGAAGGCTGCGGGCATCACCGTGTCCGAGGATCCTGAGTCGTCGCGCAAGCTGATCCTGCCGACCAACGACCCCAACGTGCGCGTGATCATCGTGCGTGCCTCGGACGTGCCGACCTACGTGCAATACGGCGCCGCCGACTTCGGGGTGGCCGGCAAGGACGTGCTGCTGGAACACGGCGGCGAGGGCCTGTACCAGCCGATCGACCTCAACATCGCCAAGTGCCGCCTGTCGGTGGCGGTGCAGGAGGGCTTCGACTACGCCAGCGCGGTGCGCCAGGGCGCGCGCCTGCGGGTGGTGACCAAGTACGTCAAGACCGCGCGCGAGCACTTCGCCGCCAAGGGCGTGCACGTCGACCTGATCAAGCTGTACGGCTCGATGGAGCTGGGTCCGCTGGTCGGCCTGTCGGACGCCATCGTCGACCTGGTCAGCACCGGCGGCACGTTGCGCGCCAACAAGCTGGTCGAGGTCGAGCACATCATCGAGATTTCCTCGCGCCTGGTGGTCAACCAGGCTGCGCTGAAGTTGAAGCGCGAGCGCCTGCAGCCCATCCTCGACGCGTTCGAGAAGGCTTCCAAGCCCAAGTAA
- the murA gene encoding UDP-N-acetylglucosamine 1-carboxyvinyltransferase yields the protein MDKLLIRGGKRLSGDVTISGAKNAALPILCAGLLTADDLHLTNVPHLQDVLTITKLMKQMGLRVQENGDEMVLNGNDLTRLEAPYELVKTMRASILVLGPLLARFGEAKVSLPGGCAIGSRPVDQHIKGMQAMGAEVHIDGGYIYAKAKRLKGARIVTDMITVTGTENLLMAAVLADGETVLENAAREPEVGDLANLLVKMGAKIEGIGTDRLVIQGVDKLHGAAHEVIADRIETGTFLCAVAAAGGDVTLRRTRSGLLDAALDKLREAGAILTSGEDWIRIQMARRPKAVSFRTTEYPGFPTDMQAQFMALNCVAEGTSHVTETIFENRFMHVQELNRLGAAIDIEGNTAIVKGVDKFHGAPVMATDLRASASLVIAGLAAEGETVVERIYHLDRGYDRMEAKLSAIGADIERVK from the coding sequence ATGGACAAGCTCCTGATCCGCGGCGGTAAGCGCCTCTCCGGCGACGTCACCATTTCCGGCGCCAAGAACGCGGCGCTGCCCATCCTGTGCGCCGGCCTGCTGACCGCCGACGACCTGCACCTCACCAATGTGCCGCACCTGCAGGACGTGCTCACCATCACCAAGCTGATGAAGCAGATGGGCCTGCGCGTGCAGGAGAACGGCGATGAGATGGTGTTGAACGGCAACGACCTCACCAGGCTGGAAGCGCCCTACGAGCTGGTCAAGACCATGCGCGCCTCGATCCTGGTGCTGGGCCCGCTGCTGGCGCGCTTCGGCGAGGCCAAGGTGTCGCTGCCGGGCGGTTGCGCCATCGGCTCGCGTCCGGTGGACCAGCACATCAAGGGCATGCAGGCCATGGGCGCCGAGGTTCATATCGACGGCGGCTACATCTACGCCAAGGCCAAGCGCCTCAAGGGCGCGCGCATCGTCACCGACATGATCACCGTGACCGGCACCGAGAACCTGCTGATGGCCGCCGTGCTGGCCGACGGCGAGACCGTGCTGGAAAACGCCGCGCGCGAACCGGAAGTGGGCGACCTGGCCAACCTGCTGGTCAAGATGGGCGCCAAGATCGAGGGCATCGGCACCGACCGCCTGGTGATCCAGGGCGTGGACAAGCTGCACGGCGCCGCCCACGAAGTGATCGCCGACCGCATCGAGACCGGCACCTTCCTGTGCGCCGTGGCTGCCGCCGGCGGCGACGTCACGCTGCGCCGCACCCGCTCGGGCCTGCTCGACGCCGCGCTGGACAAGCTGCGCGAAGCCGGCGCCATCCTGACCTCGGGCGAAGACTGGATCCGCATCCAGATGGCGCGTCGTCCCAAGGCGGTCAGCTTCCGCACCACCGAATATCCGGGCTTCCCGACCGACATGCAGGCGCAGTTCATGGCGCTGAACTGCGTGGCCGAAGGCACCAGCCACGTCACCGAAACCATCTTCGAAAACCGCTTCATGCATGTCCAGGAACTGAACCGCCTGGGCGCCGCGATCGACATCGAAGGCAATACCGCGATCGTCAAGGGCGTGGACAAGTTCCACGGCGCCCCGGTGATGGCCACCGACCTGCGCGCCTCGGCGTCGCTGGTGATCGCCGGCCTGGCCGCCGAAGGCGAGACCGTGGTGGAGCGCATCTATCACCTCGACCGCGGCTACGATCGCATGGAAGCCAAGCTGTCGGCCATCGGCGCCGACATCGAGCGCGTCAAGTAA
- a CDS encoding BolA family protein, which translates to MLPTPELVKSYIVAGLDCRHIEVEGDGQHFTAIIVSDAFAGKRLIQRHQLVYAALGDRMREEIHALSMKTLTPEEFQK; encoded by the coding sequence ATGCTACCCACACCCGAACTCGTCAAAAGCTACATCGTCGCCGGCCTCGATTGCCGGCACATCGAAGTCGAAGGCGACGGCCAGCATTTCACCGCCATCATCGTCTCCGACGCCTTCGCCGGCAAGCGCCTGATCCAGCGTCACCAACTGGTCTACGCCGCGCTGGGCGACCGCATGCGCGAGGAAATCCACGCGCTGTCGATGAAGACCCTGACTCCCGAAGAATTCCAGAAATAA
- a CDS encoding ABC transporter permease codes for MTGFQTLFYKEILRFWKVATQTVTAPIVTALLYLLIFGHVLQDRVQVYPGVQYTGFLVPGLVMMSVLQNAFANSSSSLIQSKITGNLVFVLLTPLSHWELFGGYVLAAVVRGLIVGAGVFVVTAWFGHLDFVAPLWIIVFAILGAGILGTMGLIAGIWAEKFDQLAAFQNFLIVPLTFLAGVFYSIHSLPPFWQAVSHFNPFFYMIDGFRYGFFGQSDIDPMISLGIVAVFLLALSTLAVRMLKSGYKLRAGSH; via the coding sequence ATGACCGGATTCCAGACCCTGTTCTACAAGGAAATCCTGCGCTTCTGGAAGGTCGCCACGCAAACCGTGACGGCGCCCATCGTGACCGCGCTGCTGTACCTGCTGATCTTCGGCCACGTGCTGCAGGATCGCGTGCAGGTCTATCCCGGTGTGCAGTACACCGGCTTCCTGGTGCCCGGCCTGGTGATGATGAGCGTGCTGCAGAACGCCTTCGCCAACAGCTCCTCCTCGCTGATCCAGTCCAAGATCACCGGCAACCTGGTGTTCGTGCTGCTGACTCCGCTGTCGCACTGGGAGCTGTTCGGCGGTTATGTGCTGGCGGCGGTGGTGCGCGGCCTGATCGTGGGCGCCGGCGTGTTCGTCGTGACCGCCTGGTTCGGCCACCTGGACTTCGTGGCGCCGCTCTGGATCATCGTGTTTGCGATCCTGGGCGCGGGCATCCTCGGCACCATGGGCCTGATCGCCGGCATCTGGGCTGAAAAGTTCGACCAGCTGGCGGCGTTCCAGAATTTCCTGATCGTGCCGCTGACCTTCCTGGCCGGCGTGTTCTATTCGATACACTCGCTGCCGCCGTTCTGGCAGGCGGTATCGCATTTCAACCCGTTTTTTTATATGATCGATGGTTTTCGCTACGGGTTTTTCGGCCAGTCCGACATCGATCCCATGATCAGCCTTGGCATCGTCGCCGTGTTCCTCCTGGCGCTGTCCACGCTGGCAGTGCGCATGCTCAAGAGCGGCTACAAGCTGCGCGCCGGTTCCCATTGA
- a CDS encoding ABC transporter ATP-binding protein: MAALQINDIKKRYQSLQALGGVSLAIEEGEFFGLLGPNGAGKTTLISIIAGLNRADSGNVTIHGHDVVSDYRSARMKLGVVPQELVFDPFFTVRETLRMQSGYFGLKNNDKWIDEVMENLDLTNKADTNMRALSGGMKRRVLVAQALVHKPPVIVLDEPTAGVDVELRQTLWQFIGRLNREGHTIVLTTHYLEEAQALCNRIAMLKFGKVVALDSTDGLIRRISGSQMVLRLKSGSLPDGLKALVSHPEELLSGNKFTLRVTDYKEVEPILAALRAAGAEIDDLQLQQADLEDVFIQIMGDEK; encoded by the coding sequence ATGGCCGCTCTTCAAATTAATGACATCAAGAAACGGTACCAGTCGCTGCAGGCGCTGGGCGGCGTTTCGCTGGCGATCGAGGAAGGCGAGTTCTTCGGTCTGCTGGGCCCCAACGGCGCCGGCAAGACCACGCTCATCTCCATCATCGCCGGCCTCAATCGCGCCGATTCCGGCAACGTCACCATCCACGGCCACGACGTGGTCAGCGACTACCGCTCCGCCCGCATGAAGCTGGGTGTGGTGCCGCAGGAACTGGTGTTCGATCCTTTCTTCACGGTGCGCGAGACGTTGCGCATGCAGTCCGGCTACTTCGGCCTGAAGAACAACGACAAGTGGATCGACGAGGTGATGGAGAACCTGGACCTCACCAACAAGGCCGACACCAACATGCGCGCGCTGTCCGGCGGCATGAAGCGGCGCGTGCTGGTGGCCCAGGCGCTGGTGCACAAGCCGCCGGTGATCGTGCTGGATGAACCTACCGCCGGCGTCGACGTCGAGCTGCGCCAGACGCTGTGGCAGTTCATCGGCCGCCTGAACCGCGAAGGCCACACCATCGTGCTGACCACCCACTACCTGGAAGAGGCGCAGGCGCTGTGCAACCGCATCGCCATGCTCAAGTTCGGCAAGGTTGTGGCGCTGGATTCCACCGACGGCCTGATCCGGCGCATCTCCGGCTCGCAGATGGTGCTGCGCCTGAAGAGCGGCAGCCTGCCGGACGGCCTGAAGGCGCTGGTGTCGCACCCGGAAGAACTGCTCTCGGGCAATAAATTCACGCTGCGCGTGACCGATTACAAGGAAGTCGAACCCATCCTGGCCGCGCTGCGCGCCGCCGGCGCCGAGATCGACGACCTGCAGCTGCAGCAAGCCGACCTGGAAGACGTCTTCATCCAGATCATGGGAGATGAAAAATGA
- a CDS encoding STAS domain-containing protein produces MFKPGAQLTVNNASAVLRDGLAAIAGGQSGIDVSDVAVVDSSAVAILLAWRRAAQQRGATLDFGALPANLQSLAELYGVAALLHGAPAAPTSATDRHH; encoded by the coding sequence ATGTTCAAGCCAGGCGCACAGCTGACCGTCAATAATGCCAGCGCGGTCCTGCGCGACGGCCTCGCGGCCATCGCCGGCGGCCAGTCCGGCATCGACGTCAGCGACGTGGCGGTGGTCGATTCGTCGGCCGTGGCCATCCTGCTGGCGTGGCGCCGCGCCGCCCAGCAGCGCGGCGCCACGCTCGATTTCGGCGCCTTGCCGGCCAACCTGCAAAGCCTGGCCGAGCTCTATGGCGTGGCCGCGCTGCTGCATGGCGCGCCCGCGGCTCCCACCTCCGCGACCGATCGACATCACTGA
- a CDS encoding MlaC/ttg2D family ABC transporter substrate-binding protein — translation MKMLTKFIAIAVSALAFSGAASAQEAPDALVKRISSEVLDTAKADKDIQAGNTSRIMQLVEQKILPYVDFERMTQLAAGRFWRQATPEQQKQLITEFRSLLVYTYSGALSQVRDQKIEFKPLRAAPADTEVEVNSQVISARGGEPIQLSYRLEKKADGWKLYDVNVLGAWLVEAYKGTFTNEINKGGIDGLIKALSDKNKQLAARANGKK, via the coding sequence ATGAAGATGCTCACCAAATTTATCGCTATCGCCGTTTCCGCCCTGGCTTTCTCGGGCGCAGCTTCGGCCCAGGAAGCGCCGGATGCGCTGGTCAAGCGCATCAGTTCCGAAGTGCTGGACACCGCCAAGGCCGACAAGGACATCCAGGCCGGCAACACGTCCCGCATCATGCAACTGGTCGAGCAAAAGATCTTGCCGTATGTCGACTTCGAGCGCATGACCCAGCTGGCGGCCGGCCGTTTCTGGCGCCAGGCCACTCCGGAGCAGCAAAAGCAGCTGATCACCGAGTTCCGCAGCCTGCTGGTCTACACCTACTCCGGCGCGCTGTCGCAGGTGCGCGACCAGAAGATCGAATTCAAGCCGCTGCGCGCCGCCCCGGCCGATACCGAGGTGGAAGTCAATTCGCAGGTGATCTCGGCGCGCGGCGGCGAGCCGATCCAGCTGAGCTATCGCCTGGAAAAGAAGGCCGACGGCTGGAAGCTGTATGACGTCAACGTCCTGGGCGCCTGGCTGGTGGAGGCCTACAAGGGCACGTTCACCAACGAGATCAACAAGGGCGGCATCGACGGCCTGATCAAGGCGCTGTCGGACAAGAACAAGCAGCTGGCCGCACGCGCCAACGGCAAGAAGTAA
- a CDS encoding MlaA family lipoprotein yields the protein MNNKARIGAIALAAAAMTGCATNNNPNDPLEGFNRAMFSFNDTVDTYALKPAAQAYDTVVPNPVQTGVGNFFGNIGDLWSSINQLLQGRVEQGVSTFMRVAINTTFGLGGVLDVATEARLPREKSDFGQTLGKWGVGSGPYVVLPFFGPSTVRDTAGLPVDLYGDLWTYKKPVRWRNVGTVIRVVDRRAQLLDASTLLEDAALDKYDFVRDAYVQRRQSQIDGGGSSKEQKEEAIKP from the coding sequence ATGAACAACAAAGCACGCATCGGCGCCATCGCGCTGGCCGCGGCGGCCATGACCGGCTGCGCCACCAACAACAACCCGAACGATCCGCTGGAGGGCTTCAACCGCGCGATGTTCAGCTTCAACGACACGGTCGATACCTACGCGCTGAAGCCGGCCGCGCAGGCCTATGACACCGTGGTGCCGAACCCGGTCCAGACCGGCGTGGGCAACTTCTTCGGCAACATCGGCGACCTGTGGTCGTCGATCAACCAGTTGCTGCAGGGGCGCGTGGAGCAGGGCGTGTCCACCTTCATGCGGGTGGCGATCAATACCACCTTCGGTCTGGGCGGTGTGCTCGATGTCGCAACCGAAGCCCGCCTGCCGCGCGAAAAGTCCGATTTCGGCCAGACCCTGGGCAAGTGGGGCGTGGGCTCCGGCCCTTACGTCGTGCTGCCGTTCTTCGGTCCGTCCACCGTGCGCGACACGGCCGGCCTGCCGGTCGACCTGTACGGCGACCTGTGGACCTACAAGAAGCCGGTGCGCTGGCGCAACGTGGGTACTGTGATCCGTGTGGTGGATCGCCGCGCCCAACTGCTGGACGCCTCGACCTTGCTGGAAGACGCAGCGCTGGACAAGTACGACTTCGTGCGCGATGCCTACGTGCAGCGCCGCCAGTCGCAGATCGACGGCGGCGGCTCCTCCAAGGAGCAGAAGGAAGAAGCGATCAAGCCCTGA
- the mlaD gene encoding outer membrane lipid asymmetry maintenance protein MlaD translates to MQRKSLDAWVGIFVLLGVAALVFLALKAGNMSSLSFGQTTYAVKASFDNIGGLKARAAVKSAGVVVGRVDSIRFDDQSFRAVVTMNMTDGYKFPKDSSAKILTSGLLGEQYIGIEPGGDTANLAAGDTIKMTQSAIVLENLISQFLYSKAAEGKDEK, encoded by the coding sequence ATGCAACGTAAATCACTGGATGCCTGGGTTGGAATCTTCGTGCTGCTGGGAGTGGCGGCGCTGGTGTTCCTGGCGCTCAAGGCCGGCAACATGAGTTCGCTGTCGTTCGGGCAGACGACTTACGCCGTCAAGGCCAGTTTCGACAACATCGGCGGCCTGAAGGCGCGCGCCGCGGTCAAGAGCGCCGGCGTCGTGGTCGGCCGCGTCGATTCGATCCGTTTCGACGACCAGAGCTTCCGCGCCGTGGTCACCATGAACATGACCGATGGCTACAAATTCCCCAAGGACAGCTCTGCGAAGATCCTGACCTCGGGACTGTTGGGCGAACAATACATCGGCATCGAACCGGGTGGCGATACTGCTAACCTGGCAGCTGGCGATACCATTAAGATGACACAATCCGCGATCGTGCTGGAGAACCTGATCAGTCAGTTCCTCTATAGCAAGGCGGCAGAGGGAAAGGACGAAAAATAA